The sequence TACCGCGGTCGCCGTCCCCGTGCCGTAGCCGACGAGCACGTTCCCGGAGCCGCCGTCGTCGGCGGAGGCGGCGGGGTCCCCGGACGCGTCGGAGGCCGCCGGACCGGCGGGCGCGGCGCCCGCGCCCGTACCGGCGCCGCCACCGGCCCCCGTACCGCCCTCCCCCTCCACGGCGATGCTCACGAGCGGCGCGCCGACCGGCAGGGACTGGCCCTCGTCGCCGTGGCGCGCGGTGACGACGCCGCCGTGCGGGCACGGGACCTCGACCATCGCCTTGGCGGTCTCGACCTCCACGACGGGCTGGTCGATCGCGACGGTGTCGCCGACCTCCACGAGCCACGTGACGATCTGTGCTTCCGTCAGCCCCTCACCGAGATCGGGCAGGGCGAACTCCAGGACCTGCGGCATCAGCGTTCAGCCTCCCACTGCAAGCGCGCGACGGCGTCGAGAATGCGGTCCACACCAGGAAGATGGTGCCGCTCCAGCATGGGGGGCGGGAAGGGGATGTCGAAACCCGTGACGCGCAGCACGGGTGCCTCCAGGTGGTGGAAGCAGCGCTCGGTGACGCGCGCGGCGATCTCGCCGCCGGGCCCCGCGAAGCCCTGCGCCTCGTGGACGACGACGGCGCGGCCCGTGCGGCGCACGGAGGCGGCGACGGTCTCGTCGTCGAAGGGGACGAGCGAGCGCAGGTCGACGACCTCCAGGTCCCAGCCCTCGGCGACGGCGGCCTCGGCGGCCTCCAGGCAGACGGGCAGCGAGGGGCCGTACGTGAGGAGCGTCGCGCTGCGGCCGGGGCGGCGCACGACGGCGCGTCCGAGGGGTTCGACGGGCTCGGGATTCTCGGGCGACCAGTCGGCCTTCGACCAGTAGAGCCGCTTCGGCTCCATGAGGACGACCGGGTCGTCCGAGGCGATCGCGGCGCGCAGGAGGCCGTAGGCGTCGGCGACGGTCGCGGGCGTGACGACGTGCAGGCCCGGCGTCGCCATGTAGTAGATCTCGGAGGAGTCGCTGTGGTGCTCGACGCCGCCGATGCCGCCGCCGTAGGGGATGCGGATCGTGAGCGGGAGCGGGAGGCGCCCGCCGGTGCGGTTGCGCATCTTCGCGACGTGGCTGACGACCTGCTCGAAGGCGGGGTAGGCGAAGGCGTCGAACTGCATCTCGACGACGGGGCGCAGCCCGTACATCGCCATGCCGACCGCCGCGCCGAGGATGCCGGCCTCGGCGAGCGGGGTGTCGAGGCAGCGCTGGTCGCCGAACTCGGCGGCGAGGCCGTCGGTGATGCGGAAGACACCGCCGAGGGTGCCGACGTCCTCGCCGAGCACGTGCACGGCGGGGTCCTCGGTCAGCGCGTCGCGCAGGGCGCGGTTGAGCGCGGCGGCCATCGTGGTGGGCTTGGGCGCGCCCGTCGTGGGCGTGCTGGTGACCGTCGTGGCCGTCGTCATCGGCCGCTCTCCCGTTCGTCGTCGTGCGTGGCCGCGTCGTCGTGCGCGGCGCCCTCGGCCTCGGCCTCGCGTTCCGCGCGCAGTTGCTCCGCCTGCTCGGCGAGGTGCGGGGTCGGCGTGGCGTAGACGTGGGCGAAGAGTTCCTCGGGGTGCGGGTCCGCGTCGGCGTTGAGGCGGGCGCGGAGCCCGGCGGCGAACTCCTCGGCGCGCTCGCGTTCCGCGTCGATCGCGTCCTCGTCGAGGATGCCGAGCGCGAGCAGTTCGCGTTCCAGGAGCCGCACGGGGTCGTGCGCGCGCCAGACCTCGACCTCCTCGGCCTCGCGGTAGCGCGTCGCGTCGTCGGCGTTGGTGTGCGCGTCGAGGCGGTACGTGACGGCCTCGACGAGCGTCGGTCCGCCGCCCGTACGGGCCCGCAGGACGGCCTCGCCGAGGACTTCGTGGAGGGCGAGGACGTCGTTGCCGTCGACGAGCCTGCCCGGCATGCCGTAGCCCACGGCCTTGTGGGCGAGGGAGGGGGCGGCGGTCTGCTTGTCGAGGGGCACGGAGATCGCGTAGCCGTTGTTCTGCACGAGGAAGACGACGGGTGCCTGCCAGACGGCGGCGAAGTTGAGCGCCTCGTGGAAGTCGCCCTCGCTCGTGCCGCCGTCGCCGCACATCGCGAGCGCCACGACGTCGTCGCCGCGCAGCCGGGCGGCGTGCGCGAGGCCCACCGCGTGCGGCAGGTGCGTGGCGAGCGGCGTGGACAGGGGCGCGACGCGGGTCGCGTGCGGGTCGTAGCCGGTGTGCTTGTCGCCGCGCAGGAGCGTCAGGGTCTCCAGCGGGTCGACGCCGCGCGCGACGACCGCGAGGGTGTCGCGGTAGCTGGGGAAGAGCCAGTCCTGGTCCTGGAGCACGAGCGCCGCCGCGATCTCGGCGGCCTCCTGCCCGGTGGTCGAGGGGTAGACGGCGAGCCGCCCCTGCCGGGTGAGGGCCGTGGCCTGCGCGTTGTAGCGCCGCCCGCGCACCAGCTCGGCGTACAGGCGGCGCAGCAGGGCGGGGTCGGCCGCGGCGGCCGGGGACTTCTTCGCGGACGCCTTGGTGCGGCGGGCGCCGGGCTTGGCGGGCGCGGCGGCGACGCCGAGGAGCCGGTAGGGCTCGGCGTCGGGCAGCAGGGGGACCGGGTCGGTACGGGGCCGCCAGTGCGGGGGCGGGGCGGGGCGGGGCGCGTCTGTCTGCCCCTGATGCTCGACGACCGTCATGTCCGGCACCTCCTTGTGAGAACACCACTCGTGAGAAAGCAGGGCGCGGCGGGTCGCCACGTGACCCGCTTCACCTCCTGATGGTGCGAGGATCAGCGCATTTTGGCCACAGGCACCCCGGGCCTGTGGACAATCTGCGTCAGTGGGCGTGTGATGTCGACCAGGCGTCCATGGCGGCCCTTTCGCGGCCGGTCCCGCCTGAACGAATGGCCGCGCCACCCCCAGCCGTCCCACGGCGGCGCCGGGGGCACAGGGCGACAGGGGAGTGCGGGAGGGTAGGAACAAGTAAGCGAGAACCGCGTGCGGGCCGCACGGCGCGGAGTGCCGGGCGCGAGCCCTCGGGCACGGGCGCGGTGGAACGGCCGGCGCGCGGCTCGCGCACGGCGGTACGGGTACGAGCCGACGCGTACCGGGGCGCCACGGGCACGAGCCGGCCCGGCGTCGTACGCGGTGGTACGTGGGCACGGCAGCGATGACAGCGGCAGGACCGACAGGGCACGGGGCGGGACATGACACGACGGGAACGAACCGACGACAGCAGGCCCGGCGAGCAGGGCCGCGCGGCCGGGCACGCCCGCCCGCACCACGAGGCGGCGCCGCAGGCCGAGGCGCGCCCGCGCGAGGCCCCGGCCCCGCCCCGGCTGCGCCCCCCGGCGCCCCGCACGGCCCCGGGCGGCACGGCGGGCACGGGCGCTACCACGCCTCCGGCCGAGCGCGCCTCCGCGTCCCCGGCCGCCGCGCGCCCCCGCGAGCCGCGCCCGCTCGACGCGGTGGACCACGACATCCTGCGCATCCTCCAGGCGGACGGGCGCGCCTCGATCCGCTCGGTCGCCGAGCAGGTGCACGTCTCGCGCGCGAACGCGTACGCGCGCATCAACCGCCTCGTCGAGGACGGCGTGATCCTCGGCTTCGGCGCCCGCGTGCACCACGAGCGCGCGGGCCAGGGCGCCTCCGCCTACCTGACCCTGCGCATCGTGCAGAACTCCTGGCGCACCGTGCACCGCCAGTTGCGCGGGCTGCCGGGGGTCGCGCACATCGCGCTCGTCTCGGGCGACTTCGACGTCCTGGTCCTCGTGCACTCGCCGGACAACCGGGCCCTGCGGGAACTCGTCCTCACCCGCCTCCAGGCGATCCCCGAGATCCTCAGCACCCGTACGCTGCTCGTGTTCGAGGAGGAAGAGGTCGGCCAGAGCCCCGAGTCCTCCGCCGCGCCCGAACACCCGGCGGACCACCCGGCCCGCTGAGCGCCCCCACCGCGCGCCTCCGCCCTGGGCAAGGCCGCGCGGCGGCGTTAGAGTGACCGAACGATCGGTCGGCACAAAGGAGAGCCGCTGAGCCCTCCCCGGAACGGTGGTCCTGATCATGACGGCTGCGGTCAAGCGCGATGCCTACACGCCGGAATCCCTCCTCTCGGTCGCCGTCGGCGTCTTCAACGAACGCGGGTACGACGGCACCTCGATGGAGCACCTGGCGCGGGCCGCCGGGATCTCGAAGTCCTCGATCTACCACCACGTCTCCAGCAAGGAGGAGCTGCTGCGCAGGGCCGTGAGCCGCGCCCTCGACGGCCTCTTCGGGGTGCTGGACGAGGAGGGCGCGCGGGCGGGCACGGCGACGGAGCGCCTGGAGCACGTCGTACGGGGGACGGTCGCCCTCCTGGTCGCCGAGCTTCCGTACGTGACGCTCCTCCTGCGGGTGCGGGGCAACACGGACGCGGAGCGCTGGGCGATGGAGCGCCGCCGCGACTTCGACCACCGCCTCGCGGACCTCGTGCAGGCCGCCGTCACGGAGGGCGGGCTGCGCGCGGACCTCAGCCCCCGGCTCGCGACCCGCCTCCTCTACGGCATGATCAACTCGATCGTCGAGTGGTACCGCCCGGCGGACGACGGGGACGCGGACGCGCGCGAGCGGGAGCGGGAACGTGCGAAGGACCTCGCGGACGCCGTGCTCCACCTGGCCTTCGACGGCCTGCGCCCGCGCTGAGACCGGGGAGCGTCGTCCCCCGGACCCGCTCCGGTTCCCGGCCCCTCGCCCCGGCCTCAGGCCCACGCCCCTCGCGCCCTGCCCCGCATGTCCTGCGCCCCGCACCCCTCGCACCCGGCTCCCCGGCCCCGCTTCATGGTCGTCCGGCGCCGAGCGACCAGTGGTAGAGGGCCATGCCCACGCTCGTCGCGAGGTTGTAGCTGGAGACGTGGGGGCGCATGGGCAGTGCGACGAGGCGGTCGGCCCGTTCCCGTACGGCGGCCGTGAGCCCGTGCCGTTCGGAGCCGAAGGCGAGCAGCGCGTCGTCGGGGACGCGCAGGCCGCGCAGGTCCTCGCCCTCCGCGTCGAAGGCCCAGAGCGGCCCAGCGGGCAGCTCGGGCACGGCGCGGCGCGCGACCGGGGTCGCGAAGTGCAGCCCGGCGCCCGCGCGGACCACGGCGGGGTGCCAGGGGTCGAGGTCGCCCGTCGTCACGACGCCGCTCGCCCCGAAACCGGCCGCGAGGCGGATCACCGCGCCCGCGTTGCCCAGGTTGCGCGGCTCGTCGAGCACGAGGAGCGGGCTCGTACGGGGCCCGGCGAAGCCGGGCTCGGGTGGTCGGCCCGCGAGCGCGGCGACGCCGGTCGGGTGCGGGCGCGGCACCAGCGAGCGGTAGAGCGCCGGGGGGACGGGGACGAGCAGTTCGGCGAGGCGTGGCGCGAGGTCGGGGGCCAGCTCGTCGGCGAGGGCGAGCACCGCCGCGCGGTCCTCGGCGACCGCGAGCGGCACGTCCGCGCCGAAGCGCAGGGCGTGCTTCAGCGCGTGAAAACCGTCGAGGAGCACGACGGCCATGCCGTCCAGACCGGCCGCGAGCGCGTGCCAGCGCCCTGCCGCCTCTCGGGCGGCGGCCTCCCGCGCGGCCTCTCCGGCCACCTCGTTCTCGCGCATGCCGTGCACCCTACGGGGCTGCACTGACACTCCCCGTTCCCGGCCGCACGGGGGCCTCCGCGTCGGCGGTACGGACCGTGCGACGGGGCCCGTGCCGCGTCGTCGGGCGCGTCCTGCGATGCGTCACCCGGCGCGCCCCGCGCTCCACCGCGCGCAGGAAGCCGGTCGGCAGGAAGACCGCGTCGGCGGCGAGCATCGCGAGGGAGAAGAAGGGGAGGCCGAGGAGGAAGGCGATCCCGAGGTGTTCGCCCACCAGCACGATGATCAGAACATTCTTGGCCCGGCGATTCAGGAGCGAGAACGGGAACGAGACCTGCGCGAAGACCGTTCCGTAGGTCAGCAGGGCGATCAGGGTCCCGTGGGCGGCGAGGGCGTGGGAGAGCGCCGGCCAGGGCGAGAAGGAGTCGAGTTCGAGGGGGTAGTAGACAGCGGTGCCGTCCTGCCAGCGACTCCCCTGGATCTTGTACCAGCCGGCGGTGGCGTAGACGAGGCAGGTCTCCGCCATGATGATCAGCACTCCGGCGTGGTGCAGGAGGTTGCCGAGGACGTCGGCGAGCGCGCGGGTCTCGCCGAGCGGGTGGCGTTCGAGGAACCACCAGGCGCCGAGGGCCGCCCAGGTGGCCGCGAGGGTGAGGGTCCAGCCGGGGGTGAGCCGGTCGCTCAGCCGGGCGGCGAGC comes from Streptomyces sp. Tu6071 and encodes:
- a CDS encoding TetR/AcrR family transcriptional regulator, translating into MTAAVKRDAYTPESLLSVAVGVFNERGYDGTSMEHLARAAGISKSSIYHHVSSKEELLRRAVSRALDGLFGVLDEEGARAGTATERLEHVVRGTVALLVAELPYVTLLLRVRGNTDAERWAMERRRDFDHRLADLVQAAVTEGGLRADLSPRLATRLLYGMINSIVEWYRPADDGDADARERERERAKDLADAVLHLAFDGLRPR
- a CDS encoding HTTM domain-containing protein, producing MTRPTPRGTPEPVAVPRPRAPATPPARQRPAPSAAARAALRTAVARVTGSTLGARQTAAVRIGVAGTWGVYLLREWPHRAELYGPGSAWGWDLARRLVSGNGAFTALLWSRSEAWFTCVYVLALLVSFLLVLGWRTRTMSVLFALTLLSLQNRSVFVGDGGDNLLHLLALYLCLTRCGQVWSLDARRRALGRPDRAGPWLWGLLGTALLAARLSDRLTPGWTLTLAATWAALGAWWFLERHPLGETRALADVLGNLLHHAGVLIIMAETCLVYATAGWYKIQGSRWQDGTAVYYPLELDSFSPWPALSHALAAHGTLIALLTYGTVFAQVSFPFSLLNRRAKNVLIIVLVGEHLGIAFLLGLPFFSLAMLAADAVFLPTGFLRAVERGARRVTHRRTRPTTRHGPRRTVRTADAEAPVRPGTGSVSAAP
- the pdhA gene encoding pyruvate dehydrogenase (acetyl-transferring) E1 component subunit alpha yields the protein MTVVEHQGQTDAPRPAPPPHWRPRTDPVPLLPDAEPYRLLGVAAAPAKPGARRTKASAKKSPAAAADPALLRRLYAELVRGRRYNAQATALTRQGRLAVYPSTTGQEAAEIAAALVLQDQDWLFPSYRDTLAVVARGVDPLETLTLLRGDKHTGYDPHATRVAPLSTPLATHLPHAVGLAHAARLRGDDVVALAMCGDGGTSEGDFHEALNFAAVWQAPVVFLVQNNGYAISVPLDKQTAAPSLAHKAVGYGMPGRLVDGNDVLALHEVLGEAVLRARTGGGPTLVEAVTYRLDAHTNADDATRYREAEEVEVWRAHDPVRLLERELLALGILDEDAIDAERERAEEFAAGLRARLNADADPHPEELFAHVYATPTPHLAEQAEQLRAEREAEAEGAAHDDAATHDDERESGR
- a CDS encoding Lrp/AsnC family transcriptional regulator; the encoded protein is MTRRERTDDSRPGEQGRAAGHARPHHEAAPQAEARPREAPAPPRLRPPAPRTAPGGTAGTGATTPPAERASASPAAARPREPRPLDAVDHDILRILQADGRASIRSVAEQVHVSRANAYARINRLVEDGVILGFGARVHHERAGQGASAYLTLRIVQNSWRTVHRQLRGLPGVAHIALVSGDFDVLVLVHSPDNRALRELVLTRLQAIPEILSTRTLLVFEEEEVGQSPESSAAPEHPADHPAR
- a CDS encoding alpha-ketoacid dehydrogenase subunit beta; the encoded protein is MTTATTVTSTPTTGAPKPTTMAAALNRALRDALTEDPAVHVLGEDVGTLGGVFRITDGLAAEFGDQRCLDTPLAEAGILGAAVGMAMYGLRPVVEMQFDAFAYPAFEQVVSHVAKMRNRTGGRLPLPLTIRIPYGGGIGGVEHHSDSSEIYYMATPGLHVVTPATVADAYGLLRAAIASDDPVVLMEPKRLYWSKADWSPENPEPVEPLGRAVVRRPGRSATLLTYGPSLPVCLEAAEAAVAEGWDLEVVDLRSLVPFDDETVAASVRRTGRAVVVHEAQGFAGPGGEIAARVTERCFHHLEAPVLRVTGFDIPFPPPMLERHHLPGVDRILDAVARLQWEAER
- a CDS encoding TrmH family RNA methyltransferase: MHGMRENEVAGEAAREAAAREAAGRWHALAAGLDGMAVVLLDGFHALKHALRFGADVPLAVAEDRAAVLALADELAPDLAPRLAELLVPVPPALYRSLVPRPHPTGVAALAGRPPEPGFAGPRTSPLLVLDEPRNLGNAGAVIRLAAGFGASGVVTTGDLDPWHPAVVRAGAGLHFATPVARRAVPELPAGPLWAFDAEGEDLRGLRVPDDALLAFGSERHGLTAAVRERADRLVALPMRPHVSSYNLATSVGMALYHWSLGAGRP